From the Kogia breviceps isolate mKogBre1 chromosome 3, mKogBre1 haplotype 1, whole genome shotgun sequence genome, one window contains:
- the PAK6 gene encoding serine/threonine-protein kinase PAK 6, which translates to MFRKKKKKRPEISAPQNFQHRVHTSFDPKEGKFVGLPPQWQNILDTLRRPKPLVDPSRITRVQLQPMKTVVRGSAAPTDGYISGLLNDIQKLSVIISSNTLRGRSPTSRRRAQSLGLLGDEQWAADPDMYLQSPQSEHRDPHGLYLSCNGAAPAGRRHVPWPEPQSPRVLPSGLATKAQSLGPTEFQGAPQRCLQSSPTGTSASTAAGRRGPKTAGHGSEEARPQSCLVGLTAGRPGGEGSPSPKTLESSLKRRLFRSMFLSAPAAAPPSNSKPGPPPQSKPNSSFRPLQKDRPPSLVAKAQSLPSDQPVGTFSPLATSNTSSPQKSLRTAPAAGPPPGRSSPAGSPRTRHAQISTSNLYLPQDPAVAKGALAGEETGVVTHEQFKAALRMVVDQGDPRLLLDSYVKIGEGSTGIVCLAREKHSGRQVAVKMMDLRKQQRRELLFNEVVIMRDYQHLNVVEMYKSYLVGEELWVLMEFLQGGALTDIISQVRLNEEQIATVCEAVLQALAYLHAQGVIHRDIKSDSILLTLDGRVKLSDFGFCAQISKDVPKRKSLVGTPYWMAPEVISRCLYATEVDIWSLGIMVIEMVDGEPPYFSDSPVQAMKRLRDSPPPKLKNFHKVSPVLRDFLEQMLVRDPQERATAQELLDHPFLLQTGLPECLVPLIQLYRKQTSTC; encoded by the exons ACAGTGGTGCGGGGCAGTGCGGCGCCCACGGACGGCTACATCTCGGGGCTGCTCAACGATATCCAGAAGTTGTCAGTCATCATCAGCTCCAACACCCTGCGTGGCCGCAGCCCCACCAGCCGGCGGCGGGCACAGTCCCTGGGGCTGCTAGGGGATGAGCAGTGGGCCGCCGACCCGGACATGTACTTGCAGAGCCCCCAGTCTGAGCACAGGGACCCCCATGGCCTCTACCTCAGCTGCAACGGGGCCGCACCAGCAGGGCGCAGGCATGTGCCATGGCCTGAGCCACAGAGCCCGCGGGTCCTGCCCAGTGGGCTGGCCACCAAGGCACAGTCCCTGGGCCCCACCGAGTTCCAGGGTGCCCCGCAGCGCTGCCTGCAGAGCTCCCCAACCGGCACCTCGGCCTCCACGGCCGCGGGCAGGCGGGGGCCCAAGACTGCCGGTCATGGCTCTGAGGAGGCCCGGCCACAGTCCTGCCTGGTGGGCTTGACTGCAGGCAGGCCGGGAGGGGAGGGCAGCCCCAGCCCTAAGACCCTGGAGAGCAGCCTGAAGCGCAGGCTGTTCCGAAGCATGTTCCTGTCTGCTCCTGCCGCCGCCCCTCCAAGCAACAGCAAGCCAGGCCCTCCACCACAGAGCAAG CCCAACTCCTCTTTCAGACCACTGCAGAAAGACCGCCCCCCAAGCCTGGTGGCCAAGGCCCAGTCCTTGCCCTCAGACCAGCCCGTGGGGACCTTCAGCCCTCTGGCCACCTCGAATACCAGCAGCCCCCAGAAGTCCCTCCGCACAGCCCCAGCTGCCGGCCCTCCTCCAGGACGGTCTTCCCCGGCAGGCTCCCCCCGCACCCGGCATGCCCAGATCAGCACCAGCAACCTGTACCTGCCCCAGGACCCCGCAGTGGCCAAGGGTGCCCTGGCTGGTGAGGAAACGGGCGTTGTGACACACGAGCAGTTCAAGGCTGCACTCAGGATGGTGGTGGACCAGGGTGACCCCCGGCTACTGCTGGACAGCTACGTGAAGATCGGCGAGGGCTCCACGGGCATCGTCTGCCTGGCCCGGGAGAAGCACTCGGGCCGCCAGGTGGCTGTCAAGATGATGGACCTCAGGAAGCAGCAGCGCAGGGAGCTGCTCTTTAatgag gtggTGATCATGCGGGACTACCAGCACCTCAACGTGGTGGAGATGTACAAGAGCTACCTGGTGGGCGAGGAGCTGTGGGTGCTTATGGAGTTCCTGCAGGGCGGGGCCCTCACGGACATCATCTCCCAAGTCAG GCTGAATGAGGAGCAGATCGCCACTGTGTGCGAGGCCGTGCTGCAGGCCCTGGCTTACCTGCACGCCCAGGGTGTCATCCACCGGGACATCAAGAGCGACTCCATCCTGCTGACCCTCGACGGCAGG GTGAAACTCTCAGACTTCGGATTCTGTGCACAGATCAGCAAAGATGTCCCTAAGAGGAAGTCCCTGGTGGGAACCCCCTATTGGATGGCTCCTGAAGTGATCTCCAGGTGTCTGTATGCGACTGAG GTGGATATCTGGTCTCTGGGCATCATGGTGATTGAGATGGTAGATGGAGAGCCACCCTACTTCAGTGACTCCCCAGTGCAAGCCATGAAGAGGCTCCGGGACAGCCCCCCACCCAAGCTGAAGAACTTTCACAAG GTCTCCCCAGTGCTGCGAGACTTCCTGGAACAGATGCTGGTGCGAGACCCCCAGGAGAGAGCCACGGCCCAGGAGCTCCTGGACCACCCCTTCCTGCTGCAGACGGGGCTGCCCGAGTGCCTGGTGCCCCTGATCCAGCTCTACCGTAAGCAGACCTCCACCTGCTGA
- the ANKRD63 gene encoding ankyrin repeat domain-containing protein 63 encodes MLKPKDLCPRAGTRTFLEAMQAGKVHLARFVLDALDRSIIDCRAEQGRTPLMVAVGLPDPALRARFVRLLLEQGAAVNLRDERGRTALSLACERGHLDAVQLLVQFSGDPEATDSAGNSPVMWAAACGHGAVLEFLVRSFRRLGLRLDRTNRAGLTALQLAASRGHGTCVQALTGPWGRAAAAAAARGSNSDSPPGRPAPAPSPERRRPSPRRLPRPLLARFARAAGGHGHGGEAGSGGKGFGRYRAQGSERPELGRSMSLALGAVTEEEAARLRAGALMAQPHSPQSSGVGRWRSQEVLEGAPPTLVQAPVGLSPHPEGGPGSGRLGLRRRSTAPDIPSLVGEAPGPESGPELEPNALPHSVPGPQPWQAGTEAVVLHAQP; translated from the coding sequence ATGCTTAAGCCCAAGGACCTGTGCCCCCGAGCGGGTACGCGTACCTTCCTGGAGGCCATGCAGGCGGGCAAAGTGCACCTGGCTCGCTTTGTGCTGGATGCGCTGGACCGCAGCATCATCGACTGCCGCGCGGAGCAGGGCCGCACGCCGCTCATGGTGGCCGTGGGCTTGCCAGACCCCGCGCTGCGCGCGCGCTTTGTGCGACTACTGCTGGAGCAGGGTGCAGCAGTGAACCTGCGGGACGAGCGCGGCCGCACGGCGCTCAGCCTGGCGTGCGAGCGCGGCCACCTGGACGCCGTGCAACTGCTGGTGCAGTTCAGCGGCGACCCCGAGGCGACCGACTCTGCGGGCAATAGCCCGGTGATGTGGGCGGCAGCGTGCGGCCACGGGGCGGTGCTCGAGTTCCTGGTGCGCTCTTTCCGCCGCCTCGGCCTGCGCCTCGACCGCACCAACCGGGCGGGCCTCACGGCGCTGCAACTGGCCGCCTCCCGCGGCCACGGGACCTGTGTGCAGGCCCTCACCGGGCCCTGGGGCcgcgcagccgccgccgccgcggcccgGGGCTCCAACTCCGACAGCCCCCCTGGCCGTCCGGCTCCCGCGCCCAGCCCGGAGCGCCGAAGACCCAGCCCCCGCCGCCTACCGCGGCCTCTCCTGGCGCGCTTTGCTCGAGCGGCCGGCGGCCATGGTCACGGCGGCGAGGCTGGCTCAGGGGGTAAGGGCTTCGGTCGGTACCGGGCGCAGGGCAGCGAGCGGCCGGAGCTGGGCCGGAGCATGAGCCTGGCGTTGGGTGCCGTGACCGAGGAGGAGGCGGCTCGACTGCGGGCGGGAGCCCTGATGGCCCAACCACACTCGCCCCAGTCTTCAGGCGTTGGGCGGTGGCGTTCACAGGAGGTGCTGGAGGGAGCGCCCCCAACCTTAGTGCAAGCCCCCGTCGGCCTTAGCCCCCACCCCGAGGGCGGCCCCGGCTCTGGCCGCTTGGGTTTGCGCCGACGCTCCACAGCTCCAGACATCCCCAGCCTGGTCGGGGAGGCACCTGGGCCCGAGAGCGGCCCAGAATTAGAGCCCAACGCTCTGCCCCATTCGGTGCCTGGGCCTCAGCCTTGGCAGGCGGGCACGGAGGCCGTGGTGCTGCACGCTCAGCCGTAA